In candidate division WOR-3 bacterium, the following proteins share a genomic window:
- a CDS encoding corrinoid protein: MLESIKEAVIEMDEEKVSELVSSALNEKIEPVDILEKGLISGMQEVASLFARKEYYVPEVLLCSEAFYAGFDILKPLIGKSSRKPKARIVFGVVEGDIHDIGKNIVKVMMEAAGYEVVDLGRDVPVEDFIKAVDKERPDILALSSLMTTTMTLMADILKELEKRNLRRGLKVIVGGAPVNEEFAASIKADGYSPDGPSAVRLIEKLLSG, translated from the coding sequence GGTATCCAGTGCGCTGAACGAAAAGATCGAGCCGGTTGACATCCTTGAAAAAGGGTTGATCTCCGGAATGCAGGAGGTAGCATCGCTATTCGCACGCAAGGAATACTACGTGCCCGAAGTCCTACTCTGCTCTGAAGCATTCTACGCGGGATTCGATATATTAAAACCGCTCATCGGAAAATCATCCCGTAAGCCCAAAGCAAGAATTGTGTTTGGCGTAGTGGAAGGAGACATACACGATATCGGCAAGAATATCGTTAAGGTCATGATGGAAGCAGCAGGCTACGAAGTCGTTGACCTGGGACGTGACGTACCCGTTGAGGACTTCATCAAGGCAGTAGACAAAGAAAGACCGGATATACTCGCATTGTCGAGCCTAATGACCACCACAATGACACTTATGGCTGATATACTAAAGGAATTGGAGAAACGCAACTTGCGTCGTGGATTAAAGGTCATCGTCGGAGGGGCACCGGTGAATGAGGAATTCGCTGCAAGTATCAAGGCCGATGGCTACAGCCCGGATGGACCTTCTGCAGTTAGACTGATCGAGAAACTGCTCAGTGGATAG
- a CDS encoding 2-hydroxyacyl-CoA dehydratase family protein yields MKLIGYACSYIPVEILSATGLQPYRLLHGDIDLSKQGERFVRVDACPMVKSNLAYAIQNADKFAALIGTTGCDMSRRMFDVLSEQTNIPVYMVNNPRTDNPAMYNDEIDWLVKQLEHFSHMKFTDEMIREEISKWEGMRAELRIIDEKRAAHPSLVSTTDFHSVMAGYHKGSFDENVTFCQNPSDRPRLYLLGSAITYEANHILQLIEENLRIVGDFNCGLSRPLHIKIEGQSIDGIKKAYYNQPPCLYKRPHQKYYDFVAMEIARLRCIGIIAWTLDYCDVHEFELQKIEKVFNLPVLRIRSDFSYQGNSQLRTRIEAFAEMLCSRI; encoded by the coding sequence ATGAAGTTGATCGGCTATGCGTGCTCTTACATACCAGTCGAAATACTCTCCGCTACTGGATTGCAGCCATACCGACTCCTCCATGGCGATATAGACCTTTCGAAGCAAGGGGAACGCTTCGTAAGGGTAGATGCTTGTCCCATGGTGAAATCAAATCTCGCTTATGCCATCCAGAATGCAGACAAATTCGCCGCGCTGATTGGTACAACCGGGTGCGACATGTCTCGCAGAATGTTCGATGTCCTGAGCGAACAGACGAACATACCAGTGTATATGGTGAATAACCCGAGAACCGACAACCCTGCGATGTATAATGATGAAATTGACTGGCTGGTAAAACAACTCGAACACTTTTCCCATATGAAATTCACCGACGAGATGATCCGGGAAGAAATATCCAAATGGGAAGGAATGCGCGCAGAATTACGGATCATCGACGAAAAGAGAGCAGCCCACCCGTCACTCGTATCGACGACAGACTTCCATAGCGTAATGGCCGGCTATCATAAAGGGTCGTTTGATGAGAATGTCACTTTCTGTCAGAACCCCTCAGATAGACCAAGGTTATACTTATTAGGCAGCGCTATCACGTACGAGGCAAATCATATCCTTCAATTGATAGAAGAAAATCTCCGTATTGTAGGTGATTTCAATTGCGGACTTTCTCGACCCCTTCACATCAAGATCGAAGGACAGAGTATCGACGGCATCAAGAAAGCGTATTACAACCAACCGCCGTGCCTGTACAAAAGACCGCATCAGAAGTACTACGACTTCGTAGCCATGGAGATTGCCAGACTGAGATGCATCGGTATAATTGCATGGACACTGGATTACTGCGATGTTCATGAGTTCGAACTGCAGAAGATCGAAAAGGTATTCAACCTCCCGGTATTAAGGATACGGAGTGATTTTTCCTATCAGGGTAACAGCCAGTTGAGGACACGAATCGAGGCCTTTGCGGAGATGCTATGTTCGAG